The stretch of DNA GGTACTGTTCAGGCTGTCGCCGGGGATCCTCAGCCCCATCTTGACCAGCAGCTTGCTGGCGCCGAGCGACCAGAACCGCATCGGGTCTGCGATCGACGGATCCAGTCCCGGCGTCTGCGCCGCCTGCATGGCGACCGCGGCGGACTGCCGCAGCGCCGTACGACCGGTCGCATTGCTGCTGTCGACGGCTGGATCGGCGTAGTCGGATCCCTCGAAGCTGTCGGCGAAGTCACCGTAATAGCTCGCGGAGGTATCGAGCACCTGAGCGAAAGCTCCGCACGCCTGGACCGCGGGGGCAGTGGCCGCGTCCGAGGGGTCTGCGGCGGACACCTGAACCGGGCCAGCGCCCGATCCGTCGCCGCCGACGTCGTCGGCTAAGGCGGCGGGGGCGACGGTCAAACTGATGCCCAATGCGATTGCCGACGCAACAAAGGTGCGTTCACCTGCGTGCAATGCCTTCAATGTTTCCTCCAAGGTAGTCGGTCCCGCAGGTCGGCCCGGTGTTTGCAATGACCCGCTGGCACGTGTTCCAGCGGCCAGCCGTACCAATGTCGACGAGCCCCGTCCGGTCTCGAGGGCGCTTCGTAACGCGCACTACGGTCGGCCGATCAGGTGTCCAAATGGTGAACTAACGACGAATGGAAGATATCTAGTTGCGGTCCATCGGCTTTCGTAACCCTGTGGAGAGCATTACGTCTGTCTGAGGTCCGGACAAGAGTGCATGTCACAAGACGCCGATTCGATGGAAACGTCACCCGAACTGTTTGCAGTGCGTTCACCGTTTGGAAACCCCACCATTAGAGGCTCCCTGGCGACAGATCCGTTACAGATCCGTTGTATTCCGACCACGAGAGGCGCCAATACAACTATGTTGAACCGCTTTGCCATGCTGGCATCCGTCTGCGTCGCGATTCCGGTCGCGGCCGTCGCGCCCCTCGCGCACGCCGATCCGCCCCCGCCTCCGGATCCCGCGGTGCCGGTGAACGCCACTAACCCGCTTCCACCTGAAGGCGCCGTCCCCTCGGGGCCTCCCGGAGTGCTCGACACCCCGGACGGCTGGCACCTCGAGGTAGTCGGAAGCAATGAGACCCAGCTGCCGGTCGCTCCGCTGACCACCGCGATCTCATCGCGTGAGTACCTGGTGGCAGGCACGTTCACCGGCAAGATCACTGGCGGCGGCAAGACCAAGCTGACCGGCGGATCGTTCGAAGCCGGCGAGCAGATCGGTTGCGGCATAATCTCCGACGAGACCGAGATCAACCCGGGTGCCAGCTTCACTCCCGGCATCGGCATACCGCTGGCGACCAACGATCCCGTCTTCGGTTTCGGCATCAGCCT from Mycobacterium sp. JS623 encodes:
- a CDS encoding MspA family porin, translated to MLNRFAMLASVCVAIPVAAVAPLAHADPPPPPDPAVPVNATNPLPPEGAVPSGPPGVLDTPDGWHLEVVGSNETQLPVAPLTTAISSREYLVAGTFTGKITGGGKTKLTGGSFEAGEQIGCGIISDETEINPGASFTPGIGIPLATNDPVFGFGISLQGKVYLKPGTVTTVAIDKKKFKGTTTRITITGVRIKTDQCAGQSFIRSYATLTSSTDNTDDVITYLGVTKAV